From the Lathyrus oleraceus cultivar Zhongwan6 chromosome 3, CAAS_Psat_ZW6_1.0, whole genome shotgun sequence genome, the window CTGGTATACGAAGCATACTGCTTCGGAAGTGTTGATTTCATCATTCACCATAGTAATTTGTCCTTGAAAGAGATGTCTGGCACCAACGAAATTCTCTGGGAGAGGGAAGACATGTTTGTCTTCTGCCGTGGACAACTTCTACTGAGCTACCTGCCTTGAATGGTATCCTAGGTCTGAACTATTTTTGTTGGTGGGAAAATCCAAGACTCGTACCTATGCTTTAGGATGACCTGCCTTTATCACAATATAAGCGTCCTTTAGGGAGGACATCGGGAGCTCAGGTTTTTCTGATACTTTTCCCTTTAGGGGAGTCATTAACATGTTGGCAATCTCGAATGCCTGAAACGGTGTCCTATGAATCTCTCCACCTACTTAAACATACTGTAAAAAGGATAATTGGTTGACCTATATGTCTTCCTCTACATCAATGGTTATCAGCTTCCCATTCATAATAAGCTTCGGTTTTTGATGGAGAATGGATGTCACTGCTCCGGCAGCATGGATCCCTGGGCAACCCAGAAGACAGTTGTATGCTGGATGAATATCCATCATATAAAATGTCACAAATAAAGTGTAGGGTCCTATCTTATTAGTAAGATCCATTTATCTGAAGATTGACCAGCGGGAACTATTGAAAGCTTGAACTATCAGCGTGTTGGGCTTCATCAGCAAACCCTCTATTGTCATCTTGGTGAGGGAATtctttggaagcacattcaaagaagacCCAATATCCACCAATACTTGGGATAGTATGGTGTAAGCACACTCTATGCGTATATGAATATCTTTGTTGTGAGCCTTTCCCTCAGGAGGCAATTCTTTATCACAGAAGCCTAAGCATCTGCCTGCTGTTATATTTACTACTACCCCCTCAAATTGATTAACAATGATTTCCTGGGGTACGTGGGCCACACTAAGAATCTTGATTAAAGCATTCCTATGGGATTCAGAGCATAGCAATAATGAGAGGATAAagatcttggatggtgtttggTTGAGCTGGTCAACCACTTTGTAGTCACTTCACTTGATAATATGGAGGAACTCCTCCACATCACCTGAAGTAGTTTTGCCTTGAGTGATGGCTAGCCCCTGCTCCAGGTCGACAGATTGTTTACCCTTATTCTTGGCATTAGCTCAAGGATCTTCTCTTTCGGGTGATGGTGGCGCTGATGCAAATATGCTACCGCTTTGGGTCATACCACTGGTCCCTGTAATGTTCATAGTTGGCTCTTGAATTTCAACAGGTTTCTGAAATTCAACAAGCTTTTTCACTTTAGTAAACTTTTGAGTTTCCATAGGTTTGGAAATTTCAACAGATTTTAGAATTATCAGAGGCCTTTGAGAGTTAGTGGGCTTTTCTTCCAATCTTTTCCCATAGAGATAAGTTGTGGAACTGTAATTCCAGGGGACAACCTTGGTACTTTCATAAGGGAAATGGGATGGAACCGTAATTACTAGGGGAGTTATGGGAGCATTTACGATAGGTATTTATACCGGATAATAAGGTATCTCTAGAGTAGACACATCCTCTGCTACTGAGGTGTGTTCTACCAAGAAAATGCCATGGTCTCTTAATAGTCGGATACCTCTTTTGAGCTCTCAACAACCTTATAGATTGTTTAAATAGTATGCACAATCAGAAGTGCATATGGGGAACACGTTCTTTAGTAGCAACTGTTCCTTTACCAAAAGTAGAGGAGTTTTTATCATGTCAACCTTCGAGATACGGTTGAACTCACTAGATTCTCGGATCATGTTACCAAGATGATCGGCGTGGGGTAGCATCAGGTTATTGTTAACGTTGGGACCTGCAGGCACGAAAGACATGGCCTTAGAGTCTAATAGATATTGAACTTTGTACCTGAAAGCCTTGTAATTATCAATAGTGTGACTGGGTGCCCCGATATGGAACTTACATCATGCATTAATATCATAGCCAAGTGGAAATGGTGTTGGCGAAGGCCTGGCTTCCCTCAACTTGATTAGAGAACCATTTAGTAGGTGGTTCAATAGTTGAATGCAAGTCATTGGGAGAGGGTCGAGCTTCCTCTCTTGTCTTCTAGGGCGATGTTGGTCCAAATGATATTGCTGATAGTTGTTCGGTCTAGGAAAGTACGACTGCTGATACTGAATAGGTGGTTGATATTGAACTTATTGTTAAACAGCAGGAATAAAATACGTATGTTGTTGATAGTTGTTGGGAGTCACCTCAGCAACCTGATAATACGGGGTCTGGTAAGCCCTACCTTTCCCCTTGGAAGTTGATGCAATATTGGTCTCCCCCTCTTTCTTTTTAGGGAAGTCATTGTAAGGTTTCTTTGCCCCATTTGAGGCAACAACAAGACCTTGAATTTTTCCTGTTTTCAGACCGTTTTCGATCCGTTCTCCAGTGACAACTAGATCAGAGAAACCTACATAAGATCTTCCTATCATTAGATCCAGATAGGGGCCTTGAAGTGTACCCATAAACATATCAATAAGTTCTTTTTCAAGCAGTGGAGGCTGGCCCCTAGGAGCTAGGTCCCTCCAGcgttgtgcatattccttaaagGATTCTTCAGACTTATGGGTCAAGCTCTAACGTTGCGTCCTATTAGGCGCCATGTCAGTATTATATTGATATTGTCTCAAGAAAGCTTCAACTTGCTCTCTCCAGGAACATACATGTGCACGTTCAAGTtgcatataccattccagggatgctCCACTGAGACAATCCTTGAAAAAATGCATCAGTAGCTTCTCGTCGTCGGAGTAAGCTTCCATTTTCCTACAATAGGATCTGATATGGGTCTTGGGACAAATAACCCCCTTATACTTCTCGAAGCCAGGGACCTTAAGCTTGGATGGTATTTTCACCCTCGGAACTAAGCACATATCAGTAACATCTAGACCAAAGGTGCTAGGACCTTTAATGGCTTTGAACCTCTCGTCCATCATACGAAGCCTTCTGTCAATATCAGTTGGGGATGGCCCATAGGGCTTATACATTGACTCAACTCTAGGTACAAAGAAATCATCATGGTGATCATCCATACCAGCTTGAGAACCTCCATGAGCAGGAACATGGAAGGCGTTGGCAACATTTAAGTTTATAGGTACCCCCTTAGGAGGCACTTAAGTAACAACAGGGACCCCGTTCCCTATAATAGGATTAACAACAGGCACAATAACAACAATTATTTGATTAGCTTGAAGATTTTCCATGGACGACATTTTGCATGACATCCATGAGTTTCCCCAAATGGGCTCTCACTTGAGTCAACTCTTCTTGGAAGGCAGTTTGGTTCTGTTCTAGCTTGTCCACGACGATCTTTTGGTTAGCTCGAGTATTGTAAAAGTGTCGGGAAGTCAACTAGACGACGAGAATTACTGAATAGAAGACCAAGACAACGGCAAGATCATCTGTGTGTAATATGAGATTCATGAATATGTGACTGATGCATGATGTATgcttatttttgtttttattctCGGGGAAACCTTATATGATTCATAATGCAACAATAAACATTATAAAATGGCAGATAAAGAAAGAACACTGAATTCAAAAAAAGTCAAGCATTTTATTTATGAATTTGATATTACAATTACAAAGGGGCATAGTAAAGTAATTCAAAACAtgaaaaaggaaaacaataaagCTGTGGTCAGATAACACGCTTTGCTTTTCGTTCCTTCAACTCCTTCAATTTAACTTTGAACCTTCTCATCATTCGGTTATAAAGGTAGATGAATCAGAGTATCGAGTATGGAGTAGTATTCTCATAAGCATCTTCCAGAGCATCTTCTAGCTTCCAAGGAACCTCCTTGGTTAACTCATTGCAGAACCTTACTAAGAAATCATAGTTGGCTTGGTACATAACGACAACAGGTTGCAACAAGTTGATAGATCCAGCATAAGTATCAAGAAGACCATTCATACGAGCCTTCTCATTGAGCCAACCCAAACTCTTATTCTTTAGAGCAGAAAAATGATCTCTACAATGTTCGACATTCAAAGTGGCAAGTTCATCTTTGTGACACTTCTCTCTCCAGACTTGAAGTGTGATGTAGGAAACCCTGATTGCTTCCTCTTTGAGACGATGTTCCACCTCTACCTTGGAATTTGCGTCACAGAGGGAAAGCttgagtttttgaatctccaGGTCAAATTCATCTCTCAGTACCTTCTTCTCTTTAACAGCCAACTCGAACCAACGGTGGTTGTCGTCACGCTCCTTTTATGTCCACTTCAACTGTTTTCTGAGAGAAGTTAGCCTCATATCAGCTTGAGCTAAACTATCTTGGTATTTATCTTTGAGGTCTCCTCAATTTTAGCCTTCTCTCTGCTTTCTGACAAGAGCTCAATATCTTCTTCACTCTTTCTTTTCAATTTAGCATGATCTCTATCCAATGCATGGAGCTTCGATCGCAAGTCTTCATTTTCTCTAGTTAAATTGTGCGATAGTTGCTTTTAATGCATCCACTTATTCCTTGGAGGCATACATTGGCTCTAGTTCTGGTGGAGGAACTTGTACATCAATATTGTAAGGTAGCTTGACTTCTTTCACCCTTTGTACCACCCACTGGCGATACGACTCTTTAGCTCGACAATCACGTTTACCCAACTCTTTTCCTTTGCGATGAATTTGAGTCCAAGCTTGTTTAATCTTCTGCAATAGATTTGGATTCTCTTCTCCCAAACCGGGTAAAAAGACATCTTTCAGTAATTCAGCCTTAAGTTCATTCTCCATCAAGTATCCCAACTGCCTCATGGCCAACAAGGGATTGTAATTTATGCAACCACGGGGGCCCATGAGTGGCACATTTGGGAAgtctccacaactcatgataacCTGTTTTATCTTGGAAGTAGGAAGATACCAAACCACAAATTCAGTAGTAAGGGAAACAAACTTCCGAGACCACCTCAAGTCCTTCAAGAAGTCTACTCAAGGCCCCTTTTGAGGCATGTGAGATAAGAGCTATGTGTACAACAATGGAGAACAACTCAATACCACACCTTTTCTCTTTTTGTGCCTAGTGTGTAAGAAGTAATACACATCAGACACCAATGCATGGATAGGATTCCCTGATACGAATGCACTGATGATAAAAAGGTTTTTATAGTCATCGTCACTTGGGAATAGGACGAGTCCATAAGTCAAGAAGGCTAGAGTAGCACTGAAGGGAAACCATTTCCCTTCTTTCTCCAAGGCCCATGCCTTCTCTTCTAAGAACTTCCTAGAAAAACCCCTAGGTCCTAGACCAAGGGTTACCTCTTCAACAAATATGTGCAATGCTTCAACAACTGATTTAGGCATCAACAGTTCACCCAACTTTGTGAAGGGAGGGTGATCTTTCACATACCAACCTAGCAGTCTCTTGTATTCTTCAATTGTCGGAACTAATTGAAAGTATTTGAATGTAAATAATTTGAGTGGTGGATCATAATATTGAGATAAGGCCACCAAGGCTGAGACGTCTACATAGGTGGTAAGAAGATCCATGATCTGTCTATATCTATAGATGAAGTTGTTCTTTTTGCATGAAGTGATTTTGCTGCTGAGAGCCAAGAGAGTATCCACTCTTGGAAGCTTGAACTTGAGTGGAAGAGTATTCTTCTTATCGGATCCCATCTTGGAATGTTCACTACATAATTACAAACCCTTAGGATTCTATGAGAATAAGGACCAAGTATgtatgcaatgcaatatgttatgaATGCATATGATACAAGAGAACATGAACACTGTAGATTCAAGGTATGTTGGAGGCTAAGTTTCCCTACAAGAAACCCATATACCCTCACAAGGTGAGTACTAAGACTTCTGAAGACACTTAGAGTCATAAATCATGAGGTGAAAGTATCTTTATCGCCACAAGATAACTTGTGAGTCAAAAATACTTTCAGGATGATCTCCTATAATTGTAGTTGCCTTCAACTTCAAAAGCCAATGGTTGTCTAAAGGTCCTCAGAGTCATGGACCCTCTTTGGAAGAATGATTGTCAACACGAACGTCACTCACGTGCCAGCGAAACTCCAAAAATAATCTACTCCAAGCGGAATCTCCGTATCTCCCCCTCAAGACAACTATGTCCGACATGTCAATACGAAGAGCCCTCATATCTTAGGTAAGCGCTCTAAGCCTGTGTATTGGGATTTTCACTCCATAGTATCCACCCACAAGATCACAACAAGATATATAACAGGAATATATAACATGAATGGATATACAAAGCAAGCGATAACAGAAATAAACACCCAGGGAAAATGATACAAGCAAGCTAGGCTTGACTCACTTTAGGATACTTTTGTAGTCCCCAGCTGTCGCGCAGggaaaaatacagagtcgccaccgaattttatttattccaaaggaaagggaaaataactATAAAACCCTAAATGAGAATGGTCTCACAACCAAGAGCAAATTcgaaagtcggttatgcaaggggaaggtattaacacccctcacatccatcgtactcgatgggaaccacttgcttgtatcaatgcatatggatgttgtttatctGTATGTTGCTTGCTATCAGTGAATAATATGGCaagagaaaataagttttaagttagtgtgctcACCAAGGATTGGGCCCTTGTGCTTACGTATCCTCATACGTGCAATGAGGAagtcagagctctgtagttcCGCTTACAAGTAGAGTGtgtgtttggttgtttttactgaacaATGTTGACGTTCATGTGTTACtattcacttgcttgtatactctaTCATAGGAGAGGGAAATATTTACTTGTTTGCGATAAAGTGGATGCGCTTGGAtcacactctagcagttaaacattacttgctcacacATGAAGGCTTAAGCGTTGTTCATGGTAGAACGAAGGTAACATGTCCTTTTTGAAAGGTTTGAAGAGAATGTACTgaggcaaaagatgatttgatttgttaGGGTTGCTTTTAGTGTAGAGACAAGCAtcagacccttggctagatacaatCAACAGTCTAAAAAACTGAagagttgagaggacaatgttatcctaaccactctttttcatccaaaagagatttgaattgtgaaaaaGGTTTGGAAATTCTAATCATTGGAACTTATAGGGAGACAAGTatctgacccttgactaagtacgaCCAACAATCAGAATACTTGGGAGTCGAGGGGACAATGGTATCCTAACTACCCTTTTTCTCCCTCATAGCACCGAGAtcaaacttgtttgaatcattagcTGTTTTAAGGGGGAAGTCAAGTGTTGGGTCCTCAAGCTAGGTACGaccgacaacccaagtacttgaataTTGTGTACAAGCACATACATCCCATTTTTGCATTCCGgtttgttatgaaaatgttttgaaaaaggaacttgacgttggatcaaatGTTTGAGTTTATATTCTGAAAGAGTGTGTGAAGAATGGAGGTAGGCAGATAGAGTGAGATTGAGAATAGAATGGAGAAGAGATGTGGATCATGGATCATAGATCATAGAAGGGATGGGAGatacttgacattggatcaagtaCTCACGTTGtaatggtgtgagttttatttggaaaaacaacttgacgttggatcaagtgccttttgtttctttttaaatgctttattttattatttttctaaTCTTTTTAGTTTGCATGCATGATGAACTAATAAAGAAAATACCTAGGCTATTACATGTTCATGGGGTGGGGGACATGTGACCCACAATATTGGGATGTGAGTAATACAACATaaatggaaatgaaaatgaattaGACAAATATAAATCATGTACCATGCCTAAAACATACAAGAGACATGGTACTCCATAAAATACAAGTTAATTGAATGGGTTAAAGGCAATGGGATAACTTGTATAGTACTTGAAGCTCAAATCCACATGTGGACACAAACATGAACCAAAGTGAGTTAGTATGCATTAACAAGTGGATTAGAATGAATATTAAATGCTAAAACAAATGAATCATGAAATGCTATGATGAAATGCTGTAATGGTGTAGACAAAGTGATCATGATGAAAATAATGGACATAAATTGAGATACCATTTTCAATTTGGATCTAATAACCATAATCAAAAGAAATTGGACAATTAACATGAAATTAAAATCAAGACATGAACATGAATATGGCATGTGAAATTAAATCAATTCTTATTCTATATAAACATTAATTAGAAGTCCAGAATTAAAATGATTCATCACATAAAAAATTACATGGCTAAACTAATATTTTTAGAGGATTTTCAAATTTGGTTAGTAAAACAAAAACATGTTAATTTCTATGTAAATTCTACATGACATTTAATCATGAAAATTAAACTAACAATCAATACATTTTTAATTTTTCGAAACATGATAAAAAATTATTAAAGTcaataaaagaaataaaatcatgaaaatattgtaaagaaaaaatcaaataaaatcaattaTAATGAAAAAAAGGGCCAGGGGTGTAAATCTGGAAATGGGGGTAAAGTCCAGTAAAGGGCGTGTGGGCTTGGCTGCTAGGCCCACTTGAAATGGCCTTCTGGTTAAGGGGTGCAGGGATGCACATGGTGATGACGACAATGAATTTAGTGCTAGGCCCAACAGACTAAGCCCATCACAACTTAGTCAAAGGAAACAAAAAATGGGCATATGGGGAAATTGAGTCAGCAACTACCAAGTCAATGGCACACGTGGGGGTTTGTGATTGGATAGTAAAATTGGATTTAAAAACAAAAACACGCGCCACACCTAACCTCAGCTCAGGTCACCTCTTCAGGAAATCATCCACTATGGGCCACCGCGCCGGAAATTTCTTCCGGCGGTGGTGGTCATCAAAAACGAAAATTTGAACCATCAACCTACTCGTCTTGTTCTATTCTCTCTGAATCTTCTATTAATTTCATGGAATTCAAGCCCTAATCCCCTAACTGAAATGGATTGTCTAAAAACCCTAAGTGCAAGAACTTAAATTAAATGCTCCCTATGAGGAATCAGAGCCCAGAGGATTGGGGCTATGATTCCCCTAACTTCCCTATATATCTCAGTAACAAGAAGTTGAAGAAAAACGAAGGTTAGAAAAATCACCTTGCCGGAGAAGATGATCTGAGATAAGTCTCAGGTACACTTTCCTTCCTCTTTTCCTTTCGTTGTCATcaaattcttcttcttcttctcttcttcttcttcttcttcttcttcttcttcttcttcttttttgaaCACATGCAGTTGAGTGGTGGTGATTAATTTCGAGGATGAAAGGTTGAGTCTTTGAGGATCTGAGAGGTCCTAGTGAAGGTCTAGCTCAACTATTAGAGCTTCTAATGTCTAAGATCTACAACTATGGTAATGAGTGTGTAGTGAGGAAGATGAGAGTGTTGAATCTGAGTTGAAGGTCGTTGAGAGAGAATTGTGTGGATTGATTCAGTTCAGGTGATGAATGATTGTTTGGAGCTGGGAATGAATGGATCTAGAGTGAATGATTGGAGAGCCCAAGATATTGATCGATGAAGAGTTTATATAGGTGGTTAGAATTTGTATTTGTGCCAAAATTCTGTTATGGAAGTTGTGAAATCGAGGCAATGTTAATTAATTATGTAATTGAGTGGTTGTAATTACTTTATAAAGTCAGTTTGTTAGATTGATCTGGTTAGCCAATTAAAACAACTAGGTTGGTTAGTGTTTGAATTTAGTTAATTGAAATATGGTAGGTTAGTTTAATTGGGGAATTTTAGTCAGGGGTTTGCATTACTTGACTTCGAGGTTTTGCACTTGTCCTGATATTACTCTATATGATGTATACatgtgtgtttgtgttggttAATTTTGGTAAGTATTTGTGCAACCCTGACTTTGGTTTTATGCATTTCGCATGGTTCTGCAGAATTCTTGGCTTGGTGAGATGCAGGGTGTTTGCTGGCTATGAAAGGATTATCTTGGATCCAACTCAGTAGTCATCTGGACTGTTAGCATGTTTGCACCACCTATTATGAAATGCATAACCATGTTTGCCTTGGTGTTGTTTTTAGTGCATTGAGATGATTGATGTGAATTGTTATTGTAATTTGTTGCAGGATTATAGCAAGGTTCCAAATTGTAAAGCTTGGTCTGTTGTAATGTTGCCCTGAACTGTCATGGTGAAggctgtaacaccccgataataatatgtatttatttaaattaaattaataatatgtttattaatttaattagaatatttgaattattattattattattttggaataataattattgggataattatttagtggaataatattattggagtatataagttggaataataaaaagtcccaatttttggaaaaaggttttcacgtgaaaggggaaaagaggcagaaagggcaaaaagagaaccagagaacgaaggttgaaggaaggagaagcttggagctcagaggctgccggattaactcaggtaaggggggtttatcatcggttaaagggtattatatgataatatgtactgggtagtaataaccattggttgtatctctgatttgattgatgcctgatgaatttgtgaaatattggatgaatgaaattggatgataattgaaaagaattcgtaggaattagaagagataatgttaggattggtgaagatgaataggatatgattcgtgtagatgatatggacgattattttgtgtaatttggactgtggaaggttggatcggataggtttcgtaacagagaaagccatagcagatctgagagttctggtttctggtcatacgcgtatggcactaggcaatacgcgtatgagctggctggtacgcgtatggggggaagccttacgcgtatgggtggaaaagatggcatttttaacgtgaattggtctctgttggtacgcgtaatgggaagttgttacgcgtagcgtacgcgtatgggataggtggtacgcgtatgagttgggcgaggaaatgcgcaatacgcttaagagagtaggcattacgcgtatggagttggccaggtttgggcaatacgcgtatggcatggacagtacgcgtatgggcagagttgggattttcctgaactgttgttgtgcagtttttggttgtttaggctgagtgatgtacttagctgagatatgatgttgtagggatcatttcccgttgttttgagtggtataggtattagtagagtgtgctaatactgtgtttgattatgtggcatgatatgatatgcttttgtgattaattatgttgataatgtgtgatggtttacatgatgatgtgaatgtatacatgtgtgaatagactgtattatggcttagagtgtgagcatgtgtctattcttgattattgttgatgttgcattgctaggtgattagcatgcatgttgtggcccatttggggtggtagctaattcccatggtgaggaattagtgagtatatcatttgattgttgttgttgatgtttgcatgctaggtgattagcgtgcatttcatggcccatttggggtggtagctaattcccatggtgaggaattagtgagtgagtcactatgtctcaaatgagtgggactagtgagcttggtagccgtgcctggatttggacggtgaggttgaactatatgttcacaaatagtcggtaccgcatgcatagagtctcattgcataatgaatgtatggcatatgatatgaatggatgtattccagtatca encodes:
- the LOC127130411 gene encoding uncharacterized protein LOC127130411 — protein: MGSDKKNTLPLKFKLPRVDTLLALSSKITSCKKNNFIYRYRQIMDLLTTYVDVSALVALSQYYDPPLKLFTFKYFQLVPTIEEYKRLLGWYVKDHPPFTKLGELLMPKSVVEALHIFVEEVTLGLGPRGFSRKFLEEKAWALEKEGKWFPFSATLAFLTYGLVLFPSDDDYKNLFIISAFVSGNPIHALVSDVYYFLHTRHKKRKGVVIMSCGDFPNVPLMGPRGCINYNPLLAMRQLGYLMENELKAELLKDVFLPGLGEENPNLLQKIKQAWTQIHRKGKELGKRDCRAKESYRQWVVQRVKEVKLPYNIDVQVPPPELEPIDHFSALKNKSLGWLNEKARMNGLLDTYAGSINLLQPVVVMYQANYDFLVRFCNELTKEVPWKLEDALEDAYENTTPYSIL